Genomic segment of Chloroflexota bacterium:
ACCTGAGCCTCGCCGTGGATCGGCGCTGAGCGCGGTCCGCGGTTGATGAACAGCTCCGCCTCGTCCCCGCCGGTGGCCCGCAGGGTGCGCCGCACGGTGAGCGGTCGTCCACCGGCGGCGAGCGCGCACTCCACCATCGCCCCGTCGGACCGGGCGCGCATGCCGTCGGGCGGGCCGTAGAGGCAGGTCAGCAGCGCCGCCTTCAACGCCTGCGCCTGGTCAGGCGGACCCGTGATCAGGTGATGGCCCTGCGGCTGAAACTCCAGGTCCACCCGGTGCATGGCGCCAAGCTCGCGGACCGTCAGCCGCTCCAGGAGAATCATGCGACGCGGCTTTCGGCGCGTCGCCGAAAGCCATCGACGACCAACCGGCGCGCCCGAGCGACGGTGTCCGCGTCGTCCGCCGGCGCGGCGCCGGCGGTCAGGTGCTCGGCCGCGCGACGCACCTCCACCACGAACGAACGCGTCGGGCGTGCGTCGGCCGGTCCGGTTGTAATGTCGAGTTGTGACAGGTCAAGGTGTACCAGCGTGCCGTCGGCGGATGCCCGGCGGCTCAGATCGGCCACCCGGCAGCGATGCCACAGCTCGCGCGAGAACGCTCCCACGAATTCAAGCGTCACCAGCGGGGCGTCTCCAATGAGCGGCGTCACTCGCTCACGAATGACTCCGGCAGGGTCGCGATCGGCCAGCTCCCCCGCGGTGAAGGTGACCACGACGGGCGAGACACCCGCAAGCTCGCGAAACTCCGCGGCAATCACGCCGCCCTGATCCAGATCCACCAGGGCGAATCCCGCCTCCGGGCGACGCTCGGCCACCGCCGGGGCGGACCACCCGGGGCAGATCAGGAAAACATTTTCGAGTTGACGCTGGCCGGGATCCGGCCGGTTGCCGAGGACGATGACGTCGGCGGCCATGGCCTCTGGGCGCTGCAGCGCGTCCGAGTCGCTGGTCAGCGCGATGCGGAGGGTTGGATGATGAGGCGCAGGATCGGCATGGCCAAACGCCGAAGGCGCGCCAACGTCGAGCGCGATTCCGGCAACGTCGACGGTCCGGCTCCGGATGCCGCCGTCGGGCCGCACGCCGGCCAAAAGCCCAAGCTCCTCGAGGAAGGCAATGCCGGTGCTGCCGGTCGCGGGATTCTCGGCATCGTCGAGCGCGATGGCCACGATTCCGGCGTCGCGCGCGCGACCGAGACACTGGGAAGCAAAGCGAATATCGTCGAGTCCCGGCTCCGACTGCGCGAAGAGGCCGCCGGCGATGAGCATGAGGTCAGCGTCGTCGGCGATTGCTTGCTCGACGACAGCGGCGAAACTGCGCCTCGAGTGCGCCTGGAAGAGCGCAAGCTGCTCGGCGTTGAGAGATGGAGGCACGGCCCCGATGAGGTTGCCCGCGGTCAGCACGGCACGTATTGATTCGGCCGATCCCCGCAGGAACCGCATACGCAGCTACGCCATCCCCTGCCTCCCAGGTGCGGCGACGAAATGCGCCTGACTTGACAGAATATCACCGCCCGCTGGCGACGACCAGATCGAGGGCTCCTCGGCCCCTCGGCTGGGCGCCAGTTTCAAGCTGATGCCACATCCGTCCTGGACGTAGGTGCGGCGTCCGTCCCGGATCATGAGCGTGTGACCGCGCCAGCGGCGGCGGAAGTGCCGCAACACCAGGTCGACGACCGGAAACTGGAAGCGCCACTCGGCGACGAGCTGGCGCGGACCCGGTCCGCGGGTGAAGCGCAAGTCACGCCGCGCGGCGTGCACTTCGCGGTAGACCTGATGCCCCCAGCTCAAGGCCAGCTGGGCTTCGCGCGAACCGCGACCCAGCACGAACGAGGCGCCGTGCTCCAGCACCTGGCCGGCCACGGCGCGCAGCACCCGATCGCGATCAGGCGCGGGATGGCGCAGGGCGTAGCCGTAGAGACGTGCGAGCCGCGCCAGGCGCCGGCGGTCGCGGCGCACAGCCGCCAGTCGCGACCGCACCACGTCCGGTCCGCCGCCGCGCTCGTCGGCAACCTGCCGCAGCAGGGCAAAGAACGTGTCGGGCACGCGGCTCATGCTGGCCTCCAATCGAATTCGGCGCCCACGCTTGGGGACGTGTCCAGCACCGACTTCATAACTGCGCACGTGGTCGACGAACCAGAGTCATGCCGGCGGTCCCCCTCACCCCAACCCTTTGCCACGGAAGACGCTTGCAGAATCCAGCCGGAGTTGGGGACAACCGGGCGCATCCGTTCCGCCGTCGGGTTCAGTGAGGGGTGGATTCCCGCCTTCGCGGGAATGACGGAAGGGTTAGACGACGATCGCATCATCCGAGCACCGCGTCGCGCCAGGCGTATCGACTCGAGCTCATGCGCGCCCGGCTGGCGAGCAGCGACGCGGGCGCCAGGACGGCGTCGCCGAATCGCTGTCGGACCTGGTCCTGCGCCTCGTCCAGCCGCCGCCGCTCACGCGTCTCCGCCGGCCGCAGCGGCAACTGGCAGTAGTCAAAGCTCTCGAGCGCGGTGGCGTGAACTCCCACCAGGCGGTAGACATCATCGGCGCGCGCCACGCGCAGAAACAGCTCGCGAGCCAACGCGAAGATGGCCGCGCCGATATCCACGGCCGCCCCGGCGGTCGTCTGTCGGGTGATGGTGCGGAAGTCGGCGTAGCGCACCTTGACGCTGACGGTGCGCGCGCGGAGGTGCTTGGCACGCAGCCGCTGACCCACGTGCTCGGCAAGCTGCTGCAGGTAGTCCACCACAACCGTCCTGTCATCGACATCGCGGTCGAAGGTGACCTCGTTGCCCACCGAGCGGCGACCGCGCGCGGGAGTCACGGCCCGCGGGTCGATGCCACGCGACCGCACGGCGGCTTGGGCGGCGGTCCCGCCAAAGCCGGCGTGGACCCGCTCCGGGTCGATGCAAGCGAGGTCACCGATGGTGGTCACGCCATGCCGTCCGAGCTTGGCCGCCGTCTTGGGGCCAATGCCCCAGACCATGCGGACGGGCAGCGGGTCGAGGAAGGCCGACTCCGCGCCGGGAAGGATGACGCGGCAGCCGTCGGGCTTGGCAACCTGAGAAGCGATCTTGGCCACCGACTTCGTGGCCGCCACGCCGACGGATATGGGGAGGTCTTCGCGTTGACGCACGGTCGCTCGCAGGTGATTGGCAATTTCGGCCGGCGTCCCATAGCGGCGCTCGCAGCCGGTGACGTCGAGGAAGGCCTCGTCCAGCGACAGCGGCTCGACGAGCGGCGTGTAGGTGCGAAACAAGTCCATCACCCGGCTCGACACGTCGGCGTAGAGGTCCATGCGACCGGGAACGAACTCGGCCTGCGGGCAGAGGCGGGCGGCCTGGCGCGAGGGCATGGCGGAGCGCACGCCGAACGCGCGCGCTTCATAGGAAGCCGCCGTGACCACGCCGCGTCCGTCGCGCGAGCCGCCGACGACTACCGGCTTGCCGCGCAGCTCCGGCCGCTCGCGCTGCTCGACGGCCGCGTAGAAGGCGTCCATGTCGGCGTGCATGACCACCCGGTGACCATTCCAGGCGTCTGAGCCGAGATCCTGCATGTGCGCGTCGACTGCGGTCGGTGTGCGGGAATAATACCAGACAACAACCGAACGAACAAATAGCGAACAGGCGGATGGCGCGTCACCGCGCCGTGGGGGTTGGACTCCGGCAGCCTCCGATGTGGCGGCCGGAGAATCCCCTCACCCCGACTCTCGCCCCGTGGGAGAGGGAGCGGATGCAGCCGGCTTGCGCGTGTGCCCGTCTCACCGACCCTCTCCCCGTTGGAGACCCGTGCAGATTCCAGCCCGGTTTGGGGATGAGCGGGCGCATCCTGTCCGTCCCCAGGTTCAATGAAGGGTGGATTCCCGCCTTCGCGGGAGTGACGATTGGTTTCGCAGAAGCGTCCTTACCATTGGAAGGCATCGCACCGCCTCTGGAGCCTCACCTCTGTCATTTCGAGCGGAGCGAGAAATCTAATGGGCGCGGGAGGATTCACAGCGTGCTTAGATTCCTCGCTTGCGCTCGGAATGACAGACTGCGGGAATGCCGCGCGACGAACTCTCGGCCTAAAGGCTCCGCAGGATGGCGACGGCGTGGCCGCGGACGCGCACGTCGCGGGCGTAGATGGGGTCGTAGTCGGCGTTGGCGGGCTGCAGGCGCACGCGCCCGTTCTCGCGGAAGAGGCGCTTGAGCGTGGCGGTGCCGTCGTCCAGCATGGCCACGGCGATCTGTCCGTCCCGCACGGCCTCGGTGGGCGCGACGATCACCAGGTCGCCGTCGCAGATGTGGTCGTCGATCATGCTGTCGCCGCGCACGCGCAGCGCATAGGTGTCGCTCGCGGGCGCGAGGCCGGAGGCCACCGGGACGGTGTCGATGCGCTCCTCGTAGGCGTCGATCGGCAGACCGGCGGCAATCTCGCCGATGATCGGCACGTGGACCACGCCGGCGTCGGCGCCGTTATCGAGGATCTCGATGCCGTGCGACTGGCCGGTGCGCCGGATGTAGCCCTTGCGCTCCAGGGCGTCCAGGTGCTGCTGCACGGTGGCCGGCGCCAGACCGACGATGCCGCCAACCTCGCGAACACTGGGCGTGTAGCCCTCGTCGCGCACGAAGCGCTCGATGGTGACCAGCACGCGATGCTGTCGTTGAGTGAGCGGGCCGCCCATGGGCGACATCCTCCGCGACGCGCGACGCGGCATGACCAACGGTCACGCGCCAGATGATTCCACGCACGGCCAACCTACCAGACAGAATGCGAACGCGTCAACACTGCTTCAAGAAACTCGGCCCATCCCGACGTTACGCCTGTAGCTCGTCCATTGCCTCGATGACGAGCATCGCGCCGGAGCGAACCCGGCGCAGGGCCGAATCGTCGGGGTCGTCGATGCGTCCAACGGGCGCAATCGGGCTTGCGGCGCGCGGCTCGGATCCACGGCTGGCCGGCGTGGGACCGAAGAAGATGCAGATCGCGCGACCCGGCGGCCAGATCGCCAGGTCGCCCACCGCCGCAACGTCCGTGGCGTCGTCCGGCAGGTCCACGCCGACGCCGATGCCGGCGTAGATTTCGTCGCCCCAAACACTCGCCCGCACGTTCAGCGGCAGGGCCTGCCACACGGCGTCCGCCGCCGGCGTGTCGTGCAGGCGCGCCTGGACCGAGTAGTCACCCACCCGGATCAGAACGAGCCGTGTCGAAATGCTCAGCCGCCCTGACCGCGGAGCTCGCGCGCCCGGGCCACGTACGTCTGCACGGTGGCAGCAAACTCGGCGTGGCTCCAGGTGAGCGGGCTCACGCTGAGGGGCTGCCCGGTGAGCGGGTGCACCTGCTCCGCCAGGGTGCCGCTGGGGAGAGCGCGGTCGACCACCCAACGCATCAGCTCGTGCGCGCGCTCCAGGTCAGCCATGGTCTGGGCCGCCGCCGCTTCCCACTGCGCCAGCCACAGGGTGCAGATGAACCACGGATTGCCGGGAATGCGCTCGATGTCGTCCGAGACGCGGTGGTAGTAGTCGTCCTCGTAGCGCGCCACGCCGCCGATGTCGGTCTTGACCCAGAGCCGATCGCGCAGCGAGTGCATGGTGGATACGCAGCGCGAATCCGTCGGCTCGCAGAGCCCGAAACGCCAGACGCCGGTGACGCTGGCGTCGATGGTCAGATCGGGAACCAGCGTGCCGTCGTCGGCGACCTCCAGGCGACGGATGAAGCGCCGCTCACCTTCGTCGTAGAGGTGCTCGAAGGCGGCCTCGCGGATCTCGGCCGCGGCGGTGTCGTACTCATCGGCCGCCGCCTGTTCGCCGAACCCACGGGCGAACGCGGCGGCCGCTCGCAATCCGCCATACACGCTCGCGACGGTGAACGTGTGGATGCCGTAGCGCTCCTCCCATAGGTCCCAGGAGGGCGCGGGCAGCCCGGTCTCCCGATGCCGGAAACGAACCATGAAGTCGGCGGCGCGCTTGATGAGCGGCGCATACAAGGGCTTGACGACCTCGGTGTCCTTGAAGCGCTCGTCGTAGGCGCCGAGGGCCCACAGCACCAGGGAGGTCTCGTCCTCCTGGATCGGCAGGATGCGGTTGCCGTCCGCGTCCGCCCAGGGATGCCAGCTGCTGCCCGGCGTTCCGTCGGGGTTGTACTTGTGCAGCATGAAGCCGCCCGGCTGGATCGTGCGGAGGCAGAAATCGAAGAAGCGCCGCGCCAGCTCGCGGTGGTCGCCCTGGATCAGCACCTGAACCACCAGGGCGCCGTCCCGCGGCCACATATAGGTGTAGGTATCGCGGCCGAACTGCAGGATGTCGCTGTCGTTAGCCGCGATGATCGCGCCGTCGTCGTCGGTTTGGGTGCGGACGATGAGCATGCTGCGGCGGTAGAGATCGCGGACGGCCGGATCGAGGCCGGTGAAGTCCAGGTCCTCGCGGGTGACCCAGTGGCGCCAGTAGTGGTTGGTGCGTTCGATCAGGGCGTCGGGACCGCGCCGCACGACCATGTCGTTCTCGTCCTTGACGGCAAAGAACTCGTCGCCGACCGCCAGCCAGTAGTGCGCCACCGCGTCGCCACCCGCGGGCACGCGCACATCCACGCCGCCGGTGCTGTCGACCAGCCCTTGAGCGATGGCGTTGCCGGAGAGATTGCCGTCCTCGGCGTCGCGCCAGGTGCCCTCCAATCCGTGCAGATGCTTGGTGCCCGTGCTCACCGCGTCGAATCCCGGCTGCTCGCCGGCCCATGCGTTGGCCATGAACAGCACGTCCCGCTTGTGATGCACGATGCCGCGCGTGAGGGGATCGAAATAGGTCGTGTCGCCCACGCCGTCGCGGAACAGGTAGAAATCGTGATGGAAGAAGAGCTTGACGTGACGCGGGGCGCCCCGGAGGTCGCGCACGACCATGCGCCGAACGTAGATCGGTCGATGGAAGTCAACCGCGTCGGCGCAAATCAGCTCGAGCCCGAGGTCGTCGTTGACCAGGCGAACGTCGCTGACCAGGGTGTCCGGGCGGTAGCGCAGCGTGCCGTTCCAGGTTCGCGCGGTGATCCAGGCGAACGCGCCGTCGACCCAGATGCCGAACCGAAACGGATCGTGGCCGGCATGGTTCCACAGCCCCACGTGAGGGAAATAGATATCGCGGACGCGATAGTCGCCATCGAACGCGACCAGCAGGCGGCCATTGCCAATCGCCAAGTCACGCGGCATCGCTTGCCCCTTCCACGCCGGAGGGAATCGCGGGTGGCCGCATTATGGCAGTGAGCTTCGGCACGTTTGGTAGGGAGAGTCGCGAACCGCCCGAGGTCGACCTTCGCAATTCGGGTAGGGGCGGGTCTTAGACCCGCCCGACGCCAAGCATCCGGCGCGCGCCCCGAGTTCAGTCAAGGTGGATTCCCGCCTTCGCGGGAATGACAGATGCAACGTAGCCCGCGACCGAGCGGTGGCCCGCGCTGCGTGCGGCGTGGGACCCTTGGAAGACATCCCATGCTGCGCGCAGCATGGGCCACCGGAGCAGCGTGCCGGAGAGCAAGCCGATGCCAGCCATCATTCCCGTCGTCATCGATACCGACCCGGGCGTCGACGACGCGTTGGCCCTGGCGTTGGCGCTGGCCTCGCCCGAGCTCTCCGTGCGCGCGGTGACGACCGTGGCGGGGAACGTGGACCTGGCGACGGGCACAGCGAACGCCGACTATCTGCTGCGCATCCTGGCGCCCGGTGCGCCCATCCGGCTGTCCCAGGGCTGCGCCAAGCCGCAGGCGCGCGAGCTGGTGACGGCGGAAGAGGTTCACGGTTCCGACGGGCTGGCCGGAATCACCGGCCATGAACGCTGGCGGCGGACGCGCCCTGAACCGCCGGACATCCTGGCTGACGCCGTGGACGTGATCATCGAGGAGGTCGGCGCCTCACCCGAACCCCTGACGGTGATCGCCCTGGGTCCGCTGACGAACGTCGCCGCCGCGCTCCGGCGCGACCCCGCGGCCATGCGCCGAGCGGGGGCCATCGTGGCCATGGGCGGCTCGCTGTACGCCGGCGGCAACGTGACCCCGCACGCGGAGTTCAACTTCTATGTGGATCCCGAGGCGGCGGACATGGTGCTGGCCTCCGGCGTACCGGTGATCGTGACGCCGCTGGACGTGACGCACCAGTTGGCCGTGAGCGACGCGACCGTCGAGTCGCGCCTGTTTTCGCGCTCGGAGCCCCGGAGCGCCTTCCTGGGCGAGCTGATCCGCCGCGCCCGCGCCGAGCAGTTCACCGGGCGCGGCGGCAAGCTGCTGCTGCACGATCCGGCGGCGGTGGGAACGCTGCTCTGGCCGGAACTCTTCACGATGCAGTCGCACCCACTGACGGTCGAATGCGGCGACGGAGACCTACGCGGCGCGATGCGGCCCGCCGCGGACGACGACTCTGGAGCGGGGCGGATGGCGGCCCAGGTGGCCGTCGACGTCGCGGCGGATTCGGTTGTGGGCCGGATCGTCGAGCGGCTGGTCGCCGGCGGCGGCTAGCCACACTTACACCCAGCCTCGATCCAACGCCCGCCGCCCGTGGCAATCGCGCGGCGGGCGCGGCAGAATGGGCCGTGGGCTGGTGACGACGCACGGGGGAACAAGATGATGCGGCGAATGGTCGTCGTTGCACTGGCGCTGGCGATCGCGATGGTGGTGGCCGCCTGCGGCGAATCCGAGCCCGAAGGGCCGCCGACGTTCGCGTCCTACCCGGAGATGGGGATCGACCCCAAGCGGCCCTATAGCGTCATCGTCACCACCGACGTCGGGCGCATGACGTTCATCCTGCTGCCGGCGGAAGCGCCGCTGGCGGTCAACAGCTTCACGTTCCTCCTCAACGAGGGGTTCTACACGGGCATGGAGTTCTATCGCGTGCTGCCGGGCGTGCTGGCCGAAACCGGCGATCCAACCGGCACCGGAACGGGCGGGCCCGGCTACACCTACGAGCTCGAGGCGCCGCAACGGCCCTACGCGCGCGGTCTCCTGGCAATGGCGCCCAACGGGGCCGACAACTCCAACGGATCGCGGTTCTACATCCTCCTGGGCGACCTGGACGCGAGCGACGCGGTCTCGGGCGACCACACGATCTTCGGCCACCTCAAGGAGGACCACGCCCCATCGGCCACCACGCTGACGAAGATCGAGAACTCGCAGGTGCCGGTCGCGATCCGGGAAGTGAAGGCCATCGAAGGCTGTCTGCCGAACGTGAGCATGTGGACGCAGGGCTGCTAGAGGATTGACCGACCGCCACTGCACCACGCACCGGGCAAGATCTACCGGTCGTGAACGCCTCTAGGCCTACGTTCGCGAAATCAGAGGAGACCAAGGTGGGAGATTCGAACGGCGCGGCGCTCTACCGAACCGGCGACGAGCTGGAAGCCGGCCTGGACCATTTGCGGGAGTCGCCGGCGGACGGAGGTCCCGTGCGCATGATCGTGCGGCGACCCGAGGTCGATGCGCGCGAGGTGATCGCGGAGGGTGAGCTCGACACCGAAACCGGACTGGTCGGGGACAGCTGGAAGGACCGCGGCAGCACGGTCACCCCCACTGGGGGTCCGAACCCGGCGGCGCAAATCACGATCATCAACTCCCGCCTGCTCGACCTGCTCGCGCAGTCCGAGGAGCGTTGGCCGCTGGCGGGCGATCAGCTCGTGATCGACATCGACATGAGCGAGGAGAACCTTCCGCCGGGATCGCAACTCGCCATCGGGTCGGCGGTGATCGAGATTTCCAAGGAACCGCACACGGGGTGCGCCAAGTTCGCCGCGCGGTTCGGACACGATGCGCTGCGTTTCATCAGCACGCCGCTGGGACGGCAGATGCGGATGCGCGGCATCAACACGCGCGTGGTGCAGTCGGGGAGGGTGCGCGTGGGGGACACGGCGACGAAGGTTTTGCCGTAGGTCAGCCGGACCCACTGGCCCCTGAGGGCGGGTCGCGGGCGCCGAGCTCGCACTGCATAGACTTGCCGCGATCTGTGGGCCGAGGGTTTGCCATGTCGCTGCAGTGGATTACACCTTTCAGGCGGACTGGTTGCGAGCGGCTACACGCCGACGGGCAGCCAGTCTCGGAATCAAATGACCTTTTGCAATTCTGGCAATGGATGGGCTCCGACCTTGTCGCGAACACCCAGCGTGCCGTAGTGGCCGAATACATCGTTGGAGTTGCCGTGGGCGATGCCTGTCTTATGAGTGGGACACGGGACCCGTGGGGCAACTACGACCTCACGAGTACCCACGAGGTCAGGATCGAGGTCAAATCCGCGGCGTATGTTCAATATTGGAGGCAGGCCAGGGAATCGACACCAACTTTCGATATCGCAAAGACTCTCGCTTTTGATCCTGAAACTGATCAATTTTCGGACACCCCAACGCGTTCCGCGGATGTCTACGTGTTTTGCTTGCACACCCATCGTGCTAGCGATCCGGTCGAAGCCATTGATCCTCTGAACGTTTCGCAGTGGGAGTTCTATGTGCTGTCGACCGCTGCACTAGAGGATCATTTCGGCGATCAGAAGACCGTCCGTCTTGGATCGCTATATCGGATCGGAGCCCGACCGGTCCGATTCGAGGATCTAGGCAGTGCCGTCGATGGAGCGTTCCGTGGCGACTGATAGTCTGGCGCGCTCCGCGGGCAGACGCCCCGCGCTCACGCCTAGATCGGAAAAGGCGCCTCGCTAAGGTCGCCGAGCTTGTAGCCGCAGCGTCCACACTTCGTCGCCCTCGCTGGTCCGTTCGCCGGTGCGACGCATGCCTACGTTCGCAGCGACTCGCTGGGATGCGGTGTTCTCGGGGTGGATCGTCGCTCGGACTTCTCTCGGGTTGAAGAACTCCAGCAGCCAGGCGGCGATGCGCTGCGCGGCCTCGGTTGCATAGCCCTGTTTCCGAAAGCGTCGTCCGACTAGCCAGGCCATGTCGGCCCACTGTTCGGTCACGGTCGCTTGCATGCGCCCGACCGCGGTTTGGTCGTCCTTCAGCCGAAGCGTCCAGTTCAGCCAGACTTCGGCGCCGTCCGGCGACCGCCGGCGCTCCCAGCGGCGGATTCGCGCTCGGACTCGCGGAAGGCTCACGTCAGGTCCGTCGTCGGCAGGTGCGTCGGAGTCGAGGATCCGAAGCTCGTGCAGCTCCGCGGCGTCGCTTTCGGTCATTGGCGCAAGCAGCAGACGCTCGGTTTCCAGGGTCCATTCGTCGTCGGCGGGGACGTTGAGCACCTAGTGACCTTGCCGGCTTCGGCAGGGATTGACCTGCAATGGCATCGTCGGGGCGCGTCTTTGCCTAGAGGCACTCCGCACTCTACGCGCACTGGCGTTGACACTGGGAAAGCGCCGTCTCTAAAGTCGCGGTGCTTGCGAACCGCGCGCGTGGGGCTCTATGTCTGAGAAGACCGCCGGCCACAAGATCCTGATCACGGACATCGCCTGGCCCAGCACGGCGCCGGAGCGCGAGGTGCTCGCCGAGCTCGACGCGGAGGTGATCGAGTCGGATAGCCCCGACGAGGATCGGCTGATCGAGCTGGCGCAGGACGTAACGGGGATCCTCACCTGCTTCGCCAAGGTCACCGAGCGCGTGATCGCCGCCTCGCCCCGCCTGGGGGTGGTCGGGCGCACCGGCGTGGGCACGGACAACATCGACGTGGACGCCTGCACCCGGCGCGGCATTCCGGTGACCTACGTGCCCGACTACGCCATCGAAGAGGTGGCCGACCACGCCATGGCGCTGCTGATGGCGCTGTCCCGCAAGATCGTGGCGCTGGACCGGCTCACCAAGGCGGACCGCTGGGAGACCAAGCCCGCGCGCCCCATCTACCGGATGCGCGGGCGCACCCTGGGCATCCTGGGCTACGGTCGCATCGGCCACGCGCTGGCGCTGCGCGCGATTCCCCACGGGCTCAAGATCCTGGTCTACGACCCCTACATCACGGCCGACCGCGTGGCCGACATTGGGGCCGAGCTGGTGGACAAGGAGCGGCTGCTGGCCGAGTCGGACGCGATTTCGGTGCACGCTCCGCTGACGCCCGAAACCCACCACGTGATCGGCGAGACCGAGCTGCAGGCCATGAAGCCGGATGCCTTTCTGATCAACACTGCCCGGGGGCCGCTGATCGACGAATACGCGCTCGCCCGCGCGCTGTCCGAGGGCTGGATCGCGGGCGCGGGCATCGACGTGCTGCAGGCCGAGCCGCCGCCGGACGGCCACCCCCTGCTCGCGGAGCCCAACGCCATCGTCACGCCCCACGCGGCGTTCATGTCCGAGGAATCGGTCCTAGAGCTCGAGCGCCGCGCGGCGCTGGCCGTCGTGCGCGTCCTCCAAGGCCGCATGCCCGAGTTCATCTGGAATCGAGAAGTGCTGGAGCAGGTGAGGCTGGCCGAAGGGTAGGCGGCGCGCCGAGCGTCTCGCACACTTCCACAGCTCGATTCTCAGCAGAGGAAGGATGCTTGCCGATAGGGCCATATCCGACTAGTCTTAAGTCTAGTCAGAGTGATCATTCACGGAGGCGACATGGGTAAAGTCTGGCCAGTACAAGACGCCAAGGCGAGATTCAGCGAGTTCCTGGCCACCAGTCTCGTGGAAGGCCCGCAAATCGTGACCAAGCGCGGCGTCGAAACCGCCGTGCTGGTGCCGATCGAGCAGTGGCGGCGATTGGAACAGCGGACAAAGCCGGACCTCAAGCAGTTGCTGCTCACCCCGGAGGCGCGGACAGACTCGCTGACCCCGCCGCGAGCACCGCATCGCCGGCGAATCCCCGAAGCATTCGAGTAGA
This window contains:
- a CDS encoding C-terminal binding protein, with product MSEKTAGHKILITDIAWPSTAPEREVLAELDAEVIESDSPDEDRLIELAQDVTGILTCFAKVTERVIAASPRLGVVGRTGVGTDNIDVDACTRRGIPVTYVPDYAIEEVADHAMALLMALSRKIVALDRLTKADRWETKPARPIYRMRGRTLGILGYGRIGHALALRAIPHGLKILVYDPYITADRVADIGAELVDKERLLAESDAISVHAPLTPETHHVIGETELQAMKPDAFLINTARGPLIDEYALARALSEGWIAGAGIDVLQAEPPPDGHPLLAEPNAIVTPHAAFMSEESVLELERRAALAVVRVLQGRMPEFIWNREVLEQVRLAEG
- a CDS encoding type II toxin-antitoxin system Phd/YefM family antitoxin, with the protein product MGKVWPVQDAKARFSEFLATSLVEGPQIVTKRGVETAVLVPIEQWRRLEQRTKPDLKQLLLTPEARTDSLTPPRAPHRRRIPEAFE